The sequence TTGAAAAACGCCACCCAATAGCCTTGCGCCGCGCCGATCACGCCGCCGGCCAGGATGCACAGGATGCTGGCGAGGACGAAATTGACGTGCAGGTTAACGATCAGCACCGCCGCCAGTGCGCCGATGAAGCCAACCACCGACCCCACCGACAGGTCGATATGACCGGCCACGATCACCATCAGCATGCCAAGCGCCATGATGACGATGTAGCTGTTCTGCAGCACCAGGTTGGTCAGGTTGAGCGGCTCCATCAGGGTGCCGTTGGTCATGTACTGGAAAAACGCCATGATCGCGATCAGCGACATCAGCATGCCGTATTCGCGCATATTGTTTTTCAGGAAACCGGCGTACTCTTTCTTTTCCAGCGTGGGCTGGGGCTGGGCCCGGTTTTCACTGGCTGCCGGCGCTACGATATCGTTGTTCATTTCAGTTGTCTCCATCATTCTTTACATTCCTTACTATCGCGCGCATGATTTTTTCCTGCGACGCTTCCGCCGCCGTCATCTCGCCGACGAAATTTCCTTCGTTCATGACGTAGACACGGTCGCACATGCCAAGCAGTTCCGGCATTTCCGACGAAATCATGACGATGCATTTGCCTTCGCTGGCCAACTGGCTGATGATGGTGTAGATCTCGTACTTGGCGCCGACGTCGATGCCGCGCGTCGGCTCATCCAGTATCAAGACATCCGGGTTGGAAAACAGCCATTTGCTGAGAACCACTTTCTGTTGGTTACCGCCGGACAGGTTGAGCACTTTCTGGAAGACGTTGGAACAGCGGATCTTCAGCTGGCGGCGATAATCCGCGGCCACCGAATATTCGCGCCCTTCGTCGATCACGGTCTTGTCCGCGATGCCATCGAGATTGGCGAGCGTAATATTTTTCTTGATGTCCTGGTCGAGGATCAGGCCGTAGCCCTTGCGGTCTTCGGTGACATAGGCGATGCCGTTGTCGATCGCTTTCTGCACTGTGCTGACATCGATTTCCTTGCCGCGCAAGAAAACCTTGCCGCTGATGCGCTGGCCATAGGCGCGGCCGAAAATGCTCATCGCCAGCTCGGTGCGGCCGGCGCCCATCAGGCCGGCGATGCCGACAATCTCACCCTTCCTGACATGGAAATCCACGCCCTTGATCACTTGCCGTTCCGGATGGATCGGATGATGCACACGCCATTGCTTGACCTCGAAGATGGTCTCGCCGATCTGTGGGCTGCGCTTGGGATAGCGGTCGGCCATCTCGCGGCCGACCATGTTCTGGATGATGCGGTCTTCGCTGATCACTTCCTTGTGACAGTCGAGCGTATCGACGGTGCTGCCATCGCGCAGGATGGTGATCGAATCGGCGACCTTGGAAATTTCATTGAGCTTGTGCGAAATCAGGATCGAGGAAATACCTTGCGCCTTGAGTTCCAGCAGCAGGTCCAGCAAGGCGTCGCTGTCGCTTTCGTTGAGGCTGGCGGTCGGTTCGTCCAGGATCAGCAGCTTGACTTGCTTGGACAACGCCTTGGCGATTTCAATCAATTGCTGCTTGCCGACGCCGAGATTGGTGATCAAGGCGCTAGGCGATTCCTTGAGGCCGACTTTGGCCAGCAGCTCCTTGGTCTTGGCGTAGGAGACTTCCCAGTCGATCACGCCATGGCTGGCCTGTTCGTTGCCAAGGAAGATGTTCTCGGTGATGGACAGCAGGGGCACCAGCGCCAGTTCCTGATGGATGATGATGATGCCGCATTCTTCGCTGTCGGCGATGCCTTCGAATTGTCTGGTCTGGCCTTGATAGTGGATATCGCCGGTGTAAGAACCATGCGGATAGACCCCGCTCAGCACTTTCATCAAGGTTGATTTGCCGGCGCCGTTTTCGCCGACCACGGCGTGGATCTCGCCGCTGCGTACTACCAGGTTGACATTGTCTAATGCTTTGACTCCCGGGAATGTCTTCCCGATCCCGCGCATTTCCAGGATAGTTTCCATCTGTGTTACCTCACTTGCGGGAAGCTCTGCCAGCCGGTTGCGCGGCTGACTGAGTCTCCCTTACCTGATACAACGCACAGCGACCATGACAGCAGCGCCGGCGCCTGACAAACGGACCTTGCAACGAGACGCTGCAAGGTCCGGCCAAACAAGATCTTCTGAGTTTCGCCCCGTCGCCTTGAAGCGCTGGGGTCGATTCTTATTTGATCTGGCTCTCAGTGTAATAACCGCTGCCGATCAGCACCGGCTTCCAGTTGGAAGCATCGACGCTGACTGGTTTCAGCAGGTAGGAAGGAACCACCTTGACGCCATTATTGTAGGTCTTGGTATCGTTGACGGTCGGAGTTTTTCCGCTCAGCTCGGCATCCACCATGCCCGCAGTCACCTTGGCCAGTTCACGCGTGTCCTTGAATACGGTCTGGCGCTGCTCTCCGCGCAGGATCGATTTCACCGAAGGGATCTCAGCATCCTGGCCAGTCACGACCGGCATCGGTTGCTTAGGCGTGCCGTAGCCGACGCCTTTGAGCGACGACAGGATGCCGATGCTGATGCCGTCATATGGCGACAGCACAGCGTCCACGTGGGCGTTGCCGTAGTAGGCGCTGAGCAGGTTATCCATGCGCGCCTGGGCTACCGCGCCATCCCAGCGCAAGGTCGAGACCTTGTCCATGCCGGTCTGCTTGCTGCGCACCACCAGCTTGCCCTTGTCGATGTAAGGCTGCAGCACCGACATCGCGCCGTTGTAGAAGAAGAAGGCATTGTTGTCGTCGGCCGAACCGCCGAACAGTTCGATATTGAACGGGCCCTTGCCGCCCTTCAGGTCGAGCGCTTTTTCAATATAACTGGCTTGCAGCACGCCGACCTGGAAGTTGTCGAAAGTCGCGTAGTAATCGACGTTCTTGGAATTGCGGATCAGGCGGTCGTAAGCGATGATCTTGACGCCTTTG comes from Collimonas pratensis and encodes:
- the mmsA gene encoding multiple monosaccharide ABC transporter ATP-binding protein → METILEMRGIGKTFPGVKALDNVNLVVRSGEIHAVVGENGAGKSTLMKVLSGVYPHGSYTGDIHYQGQTRQFEGIADSEECGIIIIHQELALVPLLSITENIFLGNEQASHGVIDWEVSYAKTKELLAKVGLKESPSALITNLGVGKQQLIEIAKALSKQVKLLILDEPTASLNESDSDALLDLLLELKAQGISSILISHKLNEISKVADSITILRDGSTVDTLDCHKEVISEDRIIQNMVGREMADRYPKRSPQIGETIFEVKQWRVHHPIHPERQVIKGVDFHVRKGEIVGIAGLMGAGRTELAMSIFGRAYGQRISGKVFLRGKEIDVSTVQKAIDNGIAYVTEDRKGYGLILDQDIKKNITLANLDGIADKTVIDEGREYSVAADYRRQLKIRCSNVFQKVLNLSGGNQQKVVLSKWLFSNPDVLILDEPTRGIDVGAKYEIYTIISQLASEGKCIVMISSEMPELLGMCDRVYVMNEGNFVGEMTAAEASQEKIMRAIVRNVKNDGDN
- the chvE gene encoding multiple monosaccharide ABC transporter substrate-binding protein, giving the protein MIKTTIVGLMIGMFGLVTHASAQDKGLIGISMPTKSSARWIADGDNMVKVFKEKGYKTDLQYAEDDIPNQLAQIENMVTKGVKVLVIAAIDGTTLTNALQKAADKGVKIIAYDRLIRNSKNVDYYATFDNFQVGVLQASYIEKALDLKGGKGPFNIELFGGSADDNNAFFFYNGAMSVLQPYIDKGKLVVRSKQTGMDKVSTLRWDGAVAQARMDNLLSAYYGNAHVDAVLSPYDGISIGILSSLKGVGYGTPKQPMPVVTGQDAEIPSVKSILRGEQRQTVFKDTRELAKVTAGMVDAELSGKTPTVNDTKTYNNGVKVVPSYLLKPVSVDASNWKPVLIGSGYYTESQIK